The window ATGTCAGAGTCTGAACTTTTGCGTGGAAGGATGGGGTAGGCAGGAGTGCAATTGTGGCCTAACAGCTATATTAGGTAGATGTTTCTGCTAAAAGGTTGAACATTAAAGTAGTTTTTAATCTaaacttcctatttttaaaatgtaaatcagTGTTCTGATGCCCTCTAGCTTTGCAGGTTAGTCTCAGTACCTAGATAAAACCAAGAAATTGTGTTTAAACAAACTCCAAACTCCTAAAAAATGCCCTCTATTCAATCATAAATCAAGTATCAAACTGTGATGAATATGCTGTGCTAAACTGGTTGCTTTTTCAGGATAGCTGAAAAAGGTATATGAAACCTATGCCAAGCCATTCGGCCCATGCATGTGACCCACAAACAGATTTTAGCACCAAGTTCTACCAGCTCAAGCTTTTTGTTGGACCAAGACCTCACTTTTTACCAATCCAAAGCTCCATTTAAGTCAAGAGAAATATTGTCTGAATTAAGGGCCTAGTAAGAAACGAATATGGACTGTTACTTCTGGTCAGACATTAGTACCATATAATTTCTTTGCCATTGCAATTCTCACCCACTATGTTATCTGCTGTTTGAAGCTCGTCTCACTACAAGTTTCCCAGGAAATAAATTTAGGAGCACACATACATTAATAAGAATGCAGTCTCAGGTACGTTTGGTTTTGGATGATGGAATAGCACCACCCCTCAATTTGCTTACACTCCCCAAACCTGTTACCAAAACAGATCCAGAGCTCAGGGGAAAGAATGAAAGGTCTGCACTGCACGTTCTTCATTTACAGCACGCCTTGGCCTTTGTTCAGAAAGCCAGGGAGCCTTATTACTTCTGAAAGAacgttttcttttttctgagctTTAAGTGGATGACAGTTATGACAAAACCTGTCAGGGTTGCTGCTGTGCCAGAAACCACGTAGGCAATTCCCAGGAATGGGTTACTTCCTCCGCTCCATACCACGGTTGAAAGAATCACATGCTTCCTCCCCTTGAATTTGGTAACAGGGAAGTCTGATAGAAGGATGTTAAGGTTTTGCTAACAAAGCTTACATTATTTCCAGGGGGACAAAAAGTAGTGGTAAATGCTCAAAAACCTTTCCAAGGCATAAAGAGCCTAAAGATCTGCATTTGCTGCAAAAATTCCTTTAACTGATCTGTGATGTGCCTGCTATTCTGGGTCCAAAAACCCACTAGAAGCTGGTGGTGAGAAATCTGGATATTTTAGATACAGTTTCTGTGTGAACAtgggaatacttttttttttttccattttaaatttcatGTTCATAATTTATGTAACTGCTACTGTCCTAATTTGCTATGAAAACTCAGTTGAAAATGAGTCTTTTGGGCAGCGTATCATGATGACACTCCACTTATCATGATGATATTCGCACTGAGGGAAGTGCTCACCTCTACCTAATATGTTGTCTACCTAGAACGTTACATGATTTTACCTTTTATCTCTCCACATGGAAGCTTTCAGAATGGGACTGTGCTACAACATGTAAATTATAGCTCTCCTGGctgaaagaggagagaaatttATAGTCATCTTGACATAACTCCTGGTGACAAAACAAGTGCTTTAGTCAGCAAAGTTCATGCTGTTCAGCATGAGAGTGTATTTTCACCAGCACAGAAGTTCCATTCAGCACATGGCCCAAATCTGCCAGAGGGCTCCGCTGACACAGGTGTCCCATTCCACACAGCTCTCCACTGCAGTGATACCTCTGGCACTTTGTGCACCCCTGTAAAGGTGTCTACACATCTGATTAGGCCACtattaaatatttcagctaaaaCAACTCTTCAGTTTTTCCCTTTGCGTAAAGTTCTCATGCTGTTTCCAGCCAAAAGTAGCCCCCTCAGAAGTCAAATCCAAAGTCATGGGCTGCCATTTGAGTAACTCGTCTTAACTCCATCTGCATGGGCTAAAGAAAATCCACTTGTAGCTGTCTCATCACCCTCAAAACTAGGTGATTTAGTTTTGGGtgttttgcttggtttctttGCCATTTTACTATACAAATCCCATCCACTTCCATCTTGTTGTAACAATCTAATAGTCTTGGATAATATGAAAGGATACTATAGGAAATATGAAAAGTGTAATTCCCTGCTGGAAGGCCATCTGCGAACTGCCTTATCCGTCTGACACGACGGTAAAGATTTCTGAATGTAGCAAAGGCTGACACTCGCATCCAGATAATGAAGTCGTCATTTACATAACCGTTGTTCCTTTCATCTTCCTCATCTAACAAATACACCGGTTTCTGCCAGTAAGGAGGTCTTGCTGTCCctgatgaaaaagaaagcaaacaggaagGACATACAATCAGTAACAACAGTGGTTGGTGACTAACTTCTGGGCCTACTCACAACCAACAGAGAATATGAGATATGAAAGAGACACAGACTGTCCAGTATTGAAAAATTATATATGCTACATAACACTTTTCACCCAACCATCTCCACTCACCTCAAACATGAATTAACAGAGTTTAACAGTACCCAGGGGTTGCTACACATTAGAAACTTcaagcacaggaaaaagaaagcgACTTGgacaaataaaaatactgtttattctGGCTTCTTGCCTCTTCAGCAAGCAACATGCTCTCTATGGGGAACTTGCCTTTGTTTTTATACATTAATTTATTCCTGTACAACCGGAAAGGCACCTTTTTGGAGTCCTAATAGCACAGCCTATGATATCTAGAATCTGTCATATGAAAACTACTTAGATAATTAACTCTTGCTTATTGCATCCAGTACAGCACTGCCCTGATCCAGAATAGGAAGCTTTTAGTCCCACTTCAATACTGATCACCCATACCAAGGAAACAGCCCTAGGAAACAGCTGTTTGAAAGAACTAGTGATAATAGCAGCCTCACTTGTCTCACAACTCCCTAAGAATCTGCAAAGGCATGAAGAAGGAAAGATGTGACATGCAATTCTCCTTCATAGAtgttttcaacaggaaaaaaaaaaagtgactgcatCCTTGCTTTCTCTGGACAAATTAAGTGTTACAAGAAACTATACAGAAGGGTGTTGATGTGGGCTAACTTCAGTCTTCCAAAACCACTTTCTCCCAATTTCAGtcagtgatttgaaaaaaaaaaaaaaaaaaaagaaaagaaaaaaaaaaggtggtacTTTGGCTAAATCTGTCTCCTGCTCTCAGTCACCCTCTAAAACTGCTCCTCCCACCTGGTTTGGGAAGTATTTCTCCCAAATGCAATTAATCTCAGAACGGGAGACCATCACACACAGGGCAGGGGGAGGTAGGGAAGCCATTGAAAAATAAGGAATACTAATGGAACCATTCTTACCTGCAAATGCAGAAGAGAGATTGTATGATTTTGGATTGcgaaatttcacatttttatctgTCCACCAACTGTTTCCAGTCTTCAGCAGTGGTACTTGAATAACAGATGAGTTAAGATTGTAAAACAGATCAATAGTATCTGCAGGGAATACAAGAAGCAATAACTATGAGTAAAAGACAGTCATTCTAATTGCCAGCACGACTAACAAAAACTGTCACACTGAAGCACCTTTCAAgtgaatagaaaacaaaacaaaaaaaacctgggaaAGGTTTCATCATGACTGTGTACAGAGCATGATACATTCCATAAGAAGAATTAAGATTCCAGAGCCTTAGAACTTCTGATGTTTTAAAGACTGAACATACTCCTACCAATAATCCTGTTGAATCCCTGTGTAAAAATATGTGCAAGTATCTCACGTCCATCAACTCCTGTGTGACTAAACACTTCTGGACCTCTCTAGCTAGTTACGGAAGTTACTCTCCTAGTCAGCTTTCCCTAGCATTTCTTTGACAGTTGTCCTGACCTGATTGTTTTGCTATATATAATATGTGTTTTCAGGGAACAGGGGAGAGGTGAAAGAACAACCAAGGGAATCCATGATCCTTTGGAGAAAATTTTGCTTTGGTCCTTGTCTACCAACTTGGACGTGAACACTTCCTGCAACCAAAAAACATTTAGTTAAAATTGTGCTTAACCATGCCATTTTGTTTCGGTGGGCAAAAAACAATTTTCCTACTTAGATTAGTTTAACATAAGGCAAAAACATTATAGGTCTCATTGCCATCTAATGTAAACACCTATGCAGCCAACAAGACGATGGGCAGGGATAGTTAGATGATATAAAGGGGAGTGGCTGCTttttagaaaatatgaaaaatacaacTCAACTGCATGAGCATCaataaaaacttccttttttaaaatcctgctaCAAAATCTGTGTTCACACAGCTCCTTAAGGCTCGGACATGCTCTTCTGAGTAAGTGGTCATTCTGTGCCCCACTACCTCCCCAGCTGTTTGTCACTAGTTTATTAACATGAATTGCAATTCTCTGACCTCTGCCTGTTTAACTGCTTGTCTGACTGCTCCCTTATGGGCCAGCTTAGGTTAAAAACCTTTCCCATGGCAGGAACTTGGTCATCTTCCTCATTTTACAAAACAAGATTAGAGAGCAATCAGAGAACCAGTTGAACTGTCAAAAGTGAACGGGAAGCACCCTCTTTCACAGCAGAGGGACAGAAATGAGCTACCAGAGGGGGGATTCAGACATCACCCCCTTCCCCGACATCACCAGCGGCTGGAACCTTTCAACACACTGTGGACTAAGGACAGATGCAAAGGCAGACACTGGGAGGCTGACCCTTAGCATTTTAAAATCTTAGTATCCCTAGTTCTCCGCAGGAGCGTTCTGTCCTGCAGCCAGTGCTCCAGCACAGTGTGGGCTCCACACAGGTAGCTCTGCTGGCCTAGATCTGAGCCCAGTCCAGTAAATCAGACTTCCAGGGGAGCAGGTGGGTGCCAATCAAATGATGAAAATCAAATGGATCTACAAGTTATTGAATGCAGCTGCCCCTCACAAGTCCTCTAGTGTGCATGGCTCAGCTACTTGAAAACAGCTGCTGCATTGCCGAAAACCGCTGTGTGGAACAGGTcaaaaaaaagggcggggggggggggcgtgacaGACAAAAAGGATGGGGTAGGGGGGAACAGTCTGTAGAAgttttttgtctcctttcctcCCAAAGAAATCCATTCTGAAATCTGCCAGTGTTCATGGCTAGAAGCACTCTAGGTTTCAGCCTAAATGTACTCTGTAGATTACGCCCACTAGGTTACTACAAACAAGATCAAACCTGGGATCAAATTGAATAGGACTATGTATGCTTCCAGCattcaaagaacaaaatgcaACCACATCGATCCAAAGGTTCAAACCAACGAGAAGAACATGTCACCTCCTTCTTAGCACACCACTGTAGGAAGGCAGAATCTGGGCTCTCCCATCACTGTAGGAGAATGTATTTTTTAGCAAGGAAGTACATTAAATCTGTTGTATCATCGTTCCTTATTTCACCAGGGACTCAATTCCTCAGTCCTGTTGTATATTCACATTGAAGAGGGCcttagtaaaataaaaatcttcctcaGTTTCAAAATGAGGGGCAAGTTACTAAACTGTAGGAAGCAGGACCCCATAGTCACCACAGTAGCACCGCCAAACAAAACCTTTTGTGGGAGAAAGACAGAGATCTTGCAATATCAGGACTCAGCTGGATTGGGGCAACGGAATAGTTTCAAGTGGAAATCAGTAAGGCAGATGTGGAAGGTACCTACTTACCATTGAACATGCTGTTGGCAATAGCACCGCAGGGAGCCATGGGTGTCCCATTTCGGTAGGTGGTGAAGGGTGCGCAGTAGCTCTTCTGAATCTGCATTCAAGGTCACAGAACAATCAGGCACAGaatctgggggttttgtttgtatgCGAAACATGCCTTGAGAGTTACAAGAAGCATTTTATAAAACCAACAGATTATTATGGCACAACCATCATATGTACTGAGAGGACACTGTGTGGACTCTGTGTATATTGAGAAATGCTACTTttaagccaaagaaaacatcttttagATTTGTAAGTAAAAAACCCGAATGCAATGATTGCATTTTCCAATTGCCTTATGTAGGCCTGCTGCAGGTGATGCTGTCTAGCCTCCTCTTTATACCTCTAAATTGCATACTTAGCCTGCTACATGATCACCTATTTCACCATAAACCTTTTCCTACTCCTTGTCTGCTTCCAAAGCCAGATGGCAAACGAAAGACTCAGAATAACTTAATTCCCTAACCCTATAATAAAAGCACAGCTTAAAACATTTCTGGCTAAGACGACTGAAAACACTAGAAGGAAAAGCTTTCtgtaaatttatttgaaaaagacaatgtatttttaatcagCATCCTTACCAGGTGCAGGTTTGAGAATTGCAACACTGGACTAACATCTTTTATTTATCTCCTCAATCTTCCTCTCTTATTAACTTATTAGACATAATGGCCCTAACAATCATAAAAGCAGAGACCAAACACTGAAAATCTGTACCTTCTTATTATTCCCTAGAGCCATCTTAACACACTTACAGTTACCTCTAGTTAGTTATCCATATGGTCAAAGATGCACCTCATGGAAATACTGACAATCTcgtaataaaagaagaaaacttacATTTACATTTCGACCCAACAATTGTGCGTCACTTCTTGATATCACATATCGACGGTGGTTTTGATAGAAGTTTTGCAAGCCATAGTACATAAAAACGTCACCCTAGAATTCAAGGATAAATCCCTTCAACAAGCTGAGTTCACGTAGACAAAGTGAAATCCTATTACTTGctaaaaaagagaggggaagagagtaCTCAATTCATGTTTAAGTGTTGGTAACTACACTCTAAGAAATTACTTCAGCGGATGCTGGCTAGAATCTCATCTTTACCCCAACTGAAAAGTTCAGTATTTTGGCACGAAATTAAACATACTTTAAATCaccaaacaaaacctaaaataaaaatgtcttattattattttactcaAGACAGTATGGCTGGCCATGAACCTGCAATGACTATGAATAGTTTCATGAGACAGACACTCATTTTCCATAAAAGAAGGTGCACAAGAAACTTCAAAAAGTACCCATTAGCTCTTAATTCCTTCAGAGTTTTTGAAAAAATAAGGCTACCTCTCATCAATTATTTGAACTCTTTGGAAAGAGTTCAACTCTACAGGATTTAGTCCTGTAATCAAAAGGAGGATGCTAGGCAGGCAAATACAAGCaagaaagaggattattaaaCTATTAAAATCCCCATTATTCAGTTAAATAAACTTCTCATCTCAAACATCATTGTAATCTGaagaattacaaaatattttaacagcctCTTCAATACTGAAGAACCCTAAAGTGACTTTGTAATTTAAATTGCACTGTAATTTTAAGGGATCATTTATGCAGTTCTAAGCATAAGATCTCTTTGGTGGAACATGAAGCATTTTAACAGTCTCAGCAACATGACCCAGTAGTTTAGGACAGGAAACGAAGGATACTTTTCCCAAGTGAAACTGCAGAATGACATTGCTACACTTGAATTATTTCACGGACCTTTGGGATTAACAGCATAACCCTTGTAAAAAAGACTACAGGGGTTTACTTATGACAAGTGGTCAGAGCTTCAGATTTCCTTCTCATTTGAGAGCTTAGCAGTGCGGTAACAACTAACCCTCGACTAAGGGAAAGGGTTTGCTACTGACTCAGAGAGAGAGATACGGAGAGAAGTCACTTCCACAATCAAACACTACTTTCTCCAGCCCCATCTTCTCCTTGGACATCTCCCAGCCAAGGACAGAGGTAGCCTGATCTTGATTATTTTTAACATGTACCGAAATGAATAGTAAAGGCCAAAGTGTAAAATTTtgattatttcatgtttttaaatagtACAAAGAAAATTTAGTCAGGAGCTCTACCAATCAGAATTGGTATATTTTATCATATAGGGATATACGTAACAGGAAGTATTAAGCAAGTTGAGTTGGTTTCATGCATCCACTTACCAATATATCTTCCTTTAGAATGAAATTAACAGAACAGTGGCATTCCTTATTCCAATTAGAGGAATTTTCACGAAGTTTTGAACAATCTGAGCATTTATCTGAATAATCAATCTGTCAGAGAAGTGAACAAGCAGAGATACTGTAATAAAAGGCATGCACATAGGAAAAGGTTAGTGTTTTAGCTCCAAGACTTCTCAGAGCAGTTCTCTTCTAAGTGACTCTGGACTGccaaaaacattattaaaaatcgACAGAGGCAAAGAATCAGGACTTGGCCTCAACAAACGTTCACACATTTTATCCCTAGTTTAAAGCTGCTTTAGAGCCTTTTGATGACTGTTGCAGAACCTCCACATCTGCTCCTCGGCAAAGGAGTGCTGAGTGAAGAACACTTCTGCAGCTTGGTCTGGCTGACCAAGTAATGCCTGACAAATCCCCACAAGCATTATGGCCCACCCCTCTCGAACAGCCTGGATGTAGTGCTGAGTGTTGGTTCCAACCAGGAGTCTACTAATACCACCACAGGTCTAACCAGCCGTGCCTCCAGGAGGCATTTAAACGTCATGGCTCACTGCATTTCAAGATTTTGCCCCAGCAAACATGTACGTTCTTCTAGTACCAAACACGACCAAAGGGATTagtttatttcctttcaaaaatccAGGAAATAACAACAACATTTCAGATATTACAAGCCAGTGGCAGTAATTACCACCCATATTTCAGATATTACCACCCAGTTAACCACCCAGTGCTCAGATTTTATCGGTTACCAACTACCTCTGAGGATTTTCACAGGAATACTGGCTGCTGGACACATGTCCAAGGCATTAAGCCATTGCTGTCATCTTTATCCAGGAGCAAAAATTCAAAGCCTTTTCCCTCCAAATGTAGCCCAGTTTCTTCTTCATAGAACATGTTCATAAGAACGCCACGCCCAGACAAACCTGGATTTCTCTGACGCTGTTTGCGGACATTATGAGGCAGACTCCCACAGAAAGGCAGAACACGCCTGTGAGAAAAAAGCTGGACAGCACAGCCGCAATGGTAAGCTGGGGCTTCCAAGCTGGTAACTTCTGTTGTTTGAATGCACTGTTATCCGGACATCTGGAAGGACGTGCCTCTCCTTCTTGTGGAAGGGAACttgtcttgtttttcattttcttcttggtaAGATGAAGGAATAATATACTTGTGCTGGAGAGTGTTTAAGCTGAGATACTATCCTTACTGTTGGGAGACTGTACTGTTTGTTCAAACCTGCATTATGGTCAGGAATTACTTATTAACTAGATCTCTCTCTTCCTCATTTTCTACATTTGTACCTGGATCCCCATGATCAGCTTGTACCAATCAAATGTTTGTGTACTTTGGTCAGGGTGTCCACCTCATGCCTCCTGGAAAAACTTAAATATATGCTTTTTCCTGCCCCATAATTCAGTAGGATTTGTTATGTCTTATTCATTTGCAGGGATACTGCCAGCTGTACTGGAATTTCTGCGTAATCTCAAATGCATTATTTCTTCTCCCTTCATTTCCATAGCTGCCAAGCTAACAGGCATGGCATACAATGAAAGGAGCTCTTCTTAAATTGCACTGGATGCCGCTGGGGAGAACTGCAGGTGCTGAGACAGCACTGGGCACAAAACATTGCTTTGGAAGACCAATTTTCTTAACCTACTACATTCATTGCTATTGATTCAGATGcaatttaaagttttaaaaaggtCGGGTGTTCTTTATCACAAAAGGACAACTCATTCTCAAAACATCTGATTTGGATCAATGGTGTTCCAAGATGCTGATAATTTGCTCACCTCTGTTCATCTTGTCCTCTGAAAAAAGTCCATCCATTCCCTACTATCcacaatgacaaaaaaatcacCCAGAGATCGtctccttttaatttaaatggacaaacagaagaatattttttgcaCACTTGAACAGTTTAACCAAATAAAGTCTCAATATAATATAATTTATCATGTAATAGCAAAAAATAGCATTTGGCCAGCTCTGGAACAGGTaagtgaaaaatacctttttgacAAATTACTGAAATTCATACAACTTTTTCAAAGACCCTTGAGGGCAAGAACTAGATTACAACTCTCATGAGAGAAGTACATGTCTCCTTTGGGACAGCAGAGGgagaaaccagaaaaataagttGTACAAAGACCTTCACACACAAGTTTGCTCATCTTCAAAGTCTTAAAAGTGACATATAGCAGTAAATCTAGCAGGTGACTGCAATGTAACTCGCATTTCAGTATCACATTGTTCCTGCAATAAAAATCATACTAAAActacaaacaaaaccactgttttattattaaaaggaaGCTCAGGAAAAGTCACAATGTGCATTCTTTCTGTATTGACAGACCTCCGAAAACTCAAAATTCTTGATTCCATCACCTGTTAATCACTTGCCAATTGCAAGCAGGAAAATAGTAAAATGCAGCTGCAAATTACTTCCTTGTTGGTAAAACCATTAAAAGAGTCCCAGCTTCACAGACCCTTCTCTGCACAGCTTTATAATACTCATCTCCAGTAGGtcaattgtttctttctttatctgaagaaaacaaaaatcaaagaaagcaTCGGAAGTTACTGATAATGCTTTGGCTAAATACCATTATTTATTTACTCAGGCACCTTACTATAGGACTAGAGTGAAAGAAAAGGTTCTCATAAAAGGTCCTGAGCTCTAGAatacttccatttttttaaaatacctatcATTTGCTCTGTAATCCTAAAGTACAACTATGGCTTGTGAAGTCCCATCTAACATGGCTATGGAAAAGCTGCCATTGGTGAGAAGCTGATAAAGCATGCCGCAGCAGGAGGTCCATCCTGGGCTGCAAAATCCCTACGGGACTTCCCAGAGTATCAACCAGTGTCAAGTAGTCCAAAGGCAGTACTGCACTGCAACAGCCACAGCATTGTCTGTGTCTGAGAGACCTGAATGCAAGTGAGCACGAAGGTCAGGTCTGCATGTGCTGCATGCAAAGTACTTAGGTTTATAACACGGATATGGCTGTAGCTTATTGCTTATCTAAAGATAAAAGACAAATGTATTCGAGAGTAAATATTGACTACACATTTCAGCAGGAACACAAGATTCTCTATCACGGTTAGTCCAGAGTCTCCTTATAGCTCCCTCTTCCCACTTACAAATAACTTATTTGCAAGTTTTATCTCAGGATTATATCCTTCTGTGCCTCCACTCTGCACAGGAATAAATGATGTGAGAAAGCATGACTAACCTCTATTCCACACTGGATGTGCTACATGAGGGTGAAAACAGTTGTCTTTCTATCACAAGTCCAtttcctataattttttttttactttcacgAAGCCTGAAACTTAAACTTTCCGTATTTTCAAACTTACTCAAGGCTCAGTGTTTGTATTGTTTGGAGACAATACAATATTGGGTTTTGTTGAAAAAACTCCATTTGAATCTTACAAACAAGTAATCTGAGGAGTTGAGACAGCTCTGTATTGCCATCAACCTCTATACACAAAGCTTTCAAAGCAGGAAGCTTGTCCTTTGGTCAGATCAGAAAGTATACAATCGATTTTTATTTAAACCTTTGTGATTTAGTATAACTCCACCGTGCCAAGACAGGGTCTGAAACTGGTTCACCCCTCCTTTGGTTTCTTTAtgagctttctttttatttccttctctccatTGTTCGGGATGAATGGAGCGGGAGagacagaaacagaggaaaaaatccaACAGCATTAACTAATGAGATGTTGAAGCAACTGAGAGAGCAGTGGATCAGGCCACCATCCATTATGTAGATGTAATGGGATACAGGACTGTCATGTAGGAAGATTCATGtgtttttaaattcatatatttatCAGAATATACCACTGTGTACATAATTCTCCACTGAACATCAGATGAGTACAAAAACAGCAAGTAGAATGGACACATGCTTCCAGCTGTTCTTGCTTTCTGGTGTAATGAAATTCAGCAATGCAGCACCTTAAATATACAAAGAAATTACTGACAATTGAGGTTTGCACTGAAAATAGGTCAGTATGCCTCATTTCTAATTTTAAGGGTACAATTTTGCCTCCACAACTAATACAGGATGAAAGAAATTAGTACATCAAACTGCCAGTTCTCTAAATTACATTTTTGGTACTATAATTCCTCTCCTCTTTGAGAAAACTTCTGACTATTCATAGCATGTATTTGACAATTTTTATACAAGTAAAAGAGTAAGATCCTCTGCTCACTAAGACTGTATTCCATATTTCAAGTCTGCAAGTTGCCAAAACATCCCATTGGTTTCTACTGTATTAAGATGACTTATCTCCAAAATGTTGTTTGGGTACCTTTTATTGCTAACGTTCCTTATAAATAACTCTCAGAAATCTGCCTGATGTCTGCAGCAGGACAAATAGCTGCAAAATGCTCCACTTACACAGCTCAAGATGTCAAAAACCTTTCTGTATGTTGTGTTACCCGAGTCAAGTGCAAGTTTGAAGACTTTTCTGTAATCACATATTGACTATTCTGTAATCACACAAAAATATGTGTGCTAACACTATATATGAAGGTGTAACATTCTGCCTTATTTGCTTTTAACTTGAGCTAAGCCGTAACATTTTGATGTTAAGATAGCCTTAAGATTTTGCCTTCATAAAATGCATCTGGAGTCACAATTTTTGGCCTGTATTCCCAGACAGACATGCAGAAATGCTGTGATGCTACCTACAGTGAGCTGAAAGGGATAGTTCAGGTTTGCAATAGCCCAAAATCAAATATTAGCAACATAATCTTCAGGTTTTTGAGGTGAATCACCTACAGTCTACTGTAGCTATGTTTACTTCAGTTGACTTCAAAAATCCATcccactgcaaccagcacctttTGTACTGCTGTGTGTAAATTTGTGTTCTCTGTTGTTTAAAAAACTTACAGGTAAGTGCAAGCACCATACAAAAAAGCCTTATGTATTTACCACAAGAGGGAGCTTCCTTGCCTCAAAAAGCAaagctggtttggtttgtttttgctACTTCATTTCTGCAACGTATTTTTTTGTGGGGCACTTTATCTGAGATTATTAAGAACATGTACCTTTGTGTGGGGGGGACTGTAAAATACAGCACACTCAAATACACAGACAAGCACAGAGAAGGATTAACGACTGATAATTTGTCTTCACTTGTGAAACAGCAAAATATCTATATCTAAAATAATAGTCTTTTTTCCCCTGGGGATTCTGCGTATCAGCCTGCTCTAAATacacaataaaaaggaaacaactgTGCAGGAACTTGGGAGCTTCATAATGACGACTGATGGAGGAATCTGCCTCTTTTACTCTCTCTGGCTAGATACCAGCTGATGCCCAACAGCATATGGTAAACATGCCTTGTCACAGCAATAAACGTGAAAGCTGGattacagaactgaaaaaaacagggAATTATCTTAAAAGGAGTCTACAAATGATGGATAGCTCTACATCGTTTGTACCCTACttctt is drawn from Accipiter gentilis chromosome 21, bAccGen1.1, whole genome shotgun sequence and contains these coding sequences:
- the LOC126048910 gene encoding cell cycle control protein 50C-like isoform X1, whose protein sequence is MKNKTSSLPQEGEARPSRCPDNSAFKQQKLPAWKPQLTIAAVLSSFFLTGVFCLSVGVCLIMSANSVREIQIDYSDKCSDCSKLRENSSNWNKECHCSVNFILKEDILGDVFMYYGLQNFYQNHRRYVISRSDAQLLGRNVNIQKSYCAPFTTYRNGTPMAPCGAIANSMFNDTIDLFYNLNSSVIQVPLLKTGNSWWTDKNVKFRNPKSYNLSSAFAGTARPPYWQKPVYLLDEEDERNNGYVNDDFIIWMRVSAFATFRNLYRRVRRIRQFADGLPAGNYTFHISYNFPVTKFKGRKHVILSTVVWSGGSNPFLGIAYVVSGTAATLTGFVITVIHLKLRKKKTFFQK
- the LOC126048910 gene encoding cell cycle control protein 50C-like isoform X2 produces the protein MKNKTSSLPQEGEARPSRCPDNSAFKQQKLPAWKPQLTIAAVLSSFFLTGVFCLSVGVCLIMSANSVREIQIDYSDKCSDCSKLRENSSNWNKECHCSVNFILKEDILGDVFMYYGLQNFYQNHRRYVISRSDAQLLGRNVNIQKSYCAPFTTYRNGTPMAPCGAIANSMFNDTIDLFYNLNSSVIQVPLLKTGNSWWTDKNVKFRNPKSYNLSSAFAGTARPPYWQKPVYLLDEEDERNNGYVNDDFIIWMRVSAFATFRNLYRRVRRIRQFADGLPAGNYTFHISYNFPVTKFKGRKHVILSTVVWSGGSNPFLGIAYVVSGTAATLTEDI